The Flavobacterium sp. 123 genome contains a region encoding:
- the rluF gene encoding 23S rRNA pseudouridine(2604) synthase RluF, with protein sequence MEENLKRLNKFIGETGYCSRREADKIIEEGRVTINGVVPELGTKVSPDDEVRIDGKLIREKTEKPVYLAFNKPVGIECTTNLEVRNNIVDYINYPKRIFPIGRLDKASEGLIFMTNDGDIVNKILRARNNHEKEYTVTVNKPITDRFIERMGNGVPILDTVTRKCKVEQISKYIFKIILTQGLNRQIRRMCEYLGYEVTALKRIRIINISLDVPVGRYRDLTDAEIKELNQLIEPSSKTEEASLPKAENPKRRTEFIKRDDPRFKKRGDY encoded by the coding sequence ATGGAAGAAAATCTAAAACGTCTCAATAAATTCATTGGTGAAACAGGGTATTGTTCGCGTCGTGAAGCCGATAAAATTATTGAAGAAGGTCGTGTAACTATAAATGGAGTTGTTCCAGAATTAGGAACAAAAGTTTCTCCTGATGACGAAGTACGCATTGATGGGAAGTTAATTCGTGAAAAAACAGAAAAACCTGTCTATCTAGCCTTCAATAAACCTGTAGGAATTGAATGTACCACTAACCTAGAGGTACGTAATAATATTGTAGATTATATCAACTACCCAAAACGTATCTTTCCAATTGGGCGATTAGACAAAGCCAGTGAAGGGTTAATCTTCATGACTAATGATGGTGATATTGTAAACAAAATACTTAGAGCCAGAAACAATCACGAAAAAGAATATACCGTTACGGTAAACAAACCTATAACGGATCGTTTTATTGAAAGAATGGGAAATGGTGTTCCCATTTTAGATACTGTTACTCGAAAATGTAAAGTCGAACAAATTAGCAAATATATTTTTAAGATAATTTTGACTCAAGGTTTAAACCGCCAAATTCGTAGAATGTGTGAATATTTAGGATATGAAGTTACCGCTTTGAAACGCATCCGAATTATCAATATTTCTCTTGATGTTCCTGTAGGGCGTTATCGCGATTTAACCGATGCTGAAATCAAAGAGCTGAATCAATTGATTGAACCTTCGAGTAAAACAGAAGAAGCCAGTTTACCTAAAGCAGAAAATCCAAAAAGAAGAACCGAATTCATCAAAAGAGATGACCCTCGATTTAAGAAAAGAGGCGATTATTAA
- a CDS encoding alpha/beta fold hydrolase, which yields MKNILFFIFTKSLGLYINSLSFVFPKKASRLAYAFFSEPRVGRLSKNKLPKILQEAETNTFVHEDHTFQTYTWKGSETTVLLVHGWESNASRWENFIPYLKKSGVTIIAIDGPAHGLSSGKEFSIPKYAEFIHIAVEKFKPQFLVGHSIGGKTILYYQSIYQNDAVKKMVILGAPSDFNIILNNYISLLSLNQKISKELEAHYLKSFKLNLDHFTGKLFASKINTKGLIAHDIEDTVVLFDEAKKIASSWKNADFIETKGLGHSMHDDDLYKKISFFLFESK from the coding sequence ATGAAAAACATACTCTTTTTTATATTCACGAAATCTTTAGGATTATACATCAACTCATTAAGTTTTGTATTTCCTAAAAAAGCCTCACGACTTGCCTATGCTTTTTTTAGCGAACCTAGAGTAGGACGATTGTCAAAAAATAAGCTTCCAAAAATTCTACAAGAAGCAGAAACAAATACCTTCGTTCATGAAGACCATACTTTTCAAACCTATACCTGGAAAGGAAGTGAAACAACTGTTTTATTAGTTCATGGATGGGAAAGTAATGCTTCACGTTGGGAAAATTTTATCCCTTATTTAAAAAAATCTGGCGTTACAATTATTGCCATTGACGGGCCAGCTCATGGATTGTCTAGCGGTAAAGAATTTAGCATTCCAAAATACGCAGAATTCATCCATATTGCTGTCGAAAAGTTCAAACCTCAATTTCTAGTAGGACATTCAATTGGAGGAAAAACCATTTTATATTACCAATCCATTTATCAAAATGACGCTGTAAAAAAAATGGTGATTTTAGGAGCACCGAGTGATTTCAATATTATTTTAAATAATTATATTTCGTTATTAAGTTTAAATCAAAAAATATCTAAAGAATTAGAAGCCCATTATTTAAAAAGTTTCAAACTCAATTTAGACCATTTTACGGGAAAATTATTTGCCTCAAAAATTAATACAAAAGGGCTCATAGCCCATGATATCGAAGACACAGTCGTTTTGTTTGACGAAGCAAAAAAAATAGCTAGCAGCTGGAAAAATGCTGATTTCATTGAAACTAAAGGCCTCGGGCATAGTATGCATGATGATGACTTGTACAAAAAAATTTCATTCTTTTTATTTGAATCGAAATAG
- a CDS encoding zinc ribbon domain-containing protein, with amino-acid sequence MANTKELSVEDKLRAIYDLQLIDSRIDEIRNVRGELPLEVEDLEDEVAGLSTRSEKLKSDLEVIEDLIKVKKNAIDEHKEAIKKYTKQQESVRNNREFNSLTKEVEFQELEIQLAEKQIKEMKASMEHKKEIIANSKEKLEAKSSHLKHKKSELDAIMAETQKEELFLSEKSAEFEAQIEERLLAAYKRIRSSVRNGLAVVSIERGASAGSFFTIPPQTQVEIASRKKIITDEHSGRILVDSALADEEKEKMENLFSKF; translated from the coding sequence ATGGCGAATACGAAAGAATTAAGTGTTGAGGACAAGTTAAGAGCAATTTACGATTTACAACTTATTGACTCTAGAATTGACGAAATCAGAAACGTAAGAGGAGAACTTCCTTTAGAAGTGGAAGATTTAGAAGATGAAGTTGCTGGCTTAAGCACCCGTTCAGAAAAATTAAAAAGTGATCTCGAAGTAATCGAAGACCTTATCAAGGTAAAGAAAAATGCTATTGATGAGCACAAAGAGGCCATCAAAAAATACACCAAACAACAAGAAAGTGTTCGTAACAATAGAGAATTTAATTCTTTGACTAAAGAAGTTGAATTTCAAGAATTAGAAATTCAATTGGCTGAAAAGCAAATCAAAGAAATGAAAGCTTCTATGGAACACAAGAAAGAGATTATTGCTAACTCTAAAGAAAAATTAGAAGCAAAATCTTCACACTTGAAACATAAAAAATCTGAATTAGATGCTATCATGGCTGAAACTCAGAAAGAAGAATTATTCTTGTCTGAAAAATCAGCAGAATTTGAAGCTCAAATCGAAGAAAGATTATTAGCAGCTTACAAAAGAATCAGAAGCAGTGTTCGTAATGGTTTAGCAGTTGTATCAATTGAAAGAGGCGCTTCGGCTGGTTCTTTCTTTACAATTCCTCCACAAACACAAGTAGAAATTGCTTCAAGAAAGAAAATCATTACTGATGAACATTCAGGAAGAATATTAGTCGACAGCGCACTGGCCGACGAAGAAAAAGAAAAAATGGAAAATTTGTTTTCTAAATTTTAA
- a CDS encoding Nif3-like dinuclear metal center hexameric protein has protein sequence MKIKEIISVLEEMAPLAYAEDFDNVGLLVGDQETEATGVLVCHDALESVIEEAISKNCNLVVCFHPILFSGLKKITGKNYVERSIIKAIKNDIAIYSVHTALDNHQEGVNKIFCDALGLKNTKILIPKQNFIRKLVTYTIPENAEEVRNALFDAGAGMIGNYENCSFNSKGIGTYMGNEHSNPQVGERFEFVQGDEIKIEVTFEKHLESKILQSLFKSHAYEEVAYEIYELQNSHQNIGLGMIGELETPVDEKDFLLNVKDKMLSDGIRHSAFTGKKIKKVAVLGGAGSFAIKNAIQAGADAFLTADLKYHQFYEAENKLLLADIGHFESERYTKNYIVDFLRKKILNFAFILSEENTNPVKYL, from the coding sequence ATGAAAATTAAAGAAATAATTTCTGTACTCGAAGAAATGGCTCCTCTTGCCTATGCTGAAGATTTTGATAATGTAGGGTTACTCGTAGGAGATCAGGAAACAGAAGCAACTGGTGTTTTAGTTTGTCATGACGCATTAGAAAGCGTTATTGAAGAGGCAATTAGCAAAAATTGCAATTTGGTTGTTTGCTTCCACCCTATATTATTTTCAGGCTTAAAGAAAATCACGGGTAAAAATTATGTGGAACGTTCCATTATTAAAGCCATAAAAAATGACATCGCTATTTACTCCGTTCATACCGCTTTAGATAATCATCAAGAAGGTGTCAATAAAATATTCTGTGACGCTTTAGGATTAAAAAACACTAAGATTTTGATTCCAAAGCAAAACTTCATCAGAAAATTAGTCACTTATACCATTCCTGAAAATGCCGAAGAAGTTCGAAATGCACTTTTTGATGCCGGTGCTGGAATGATTGGAAATTATGAAAATTGCAGCTTCAATTCAAAGGGAATTGGAACCTACATGGGAAATGAGCATAGCAATCCTCAAGTTGGAGAACGATTTGAATTTGTTCAAGGCGATGAAATAAAAATTGAAGTTACTTTTGAAAAACATTTAGAAAGCAAAATCTTACAATCACTTTTTAAGAGCCATGCTTATGAGGAAGTAGCCTATGAAATTTACGAATTACAAAATTCTCATCAAAATATTGGTCTTGGAATGATAGGAGAACTCGAAACACCAGTTGATGAAAAAGATTTTTTATTGAATGTCAAAGACAAAATGCTATCCGATGGAATTCGTCATTCTGCCTTTACAGGAAAAAAAATAAAAAAAGTAGCTGTGCTTGGTGGAGCTGGAAGTTTTGCTATAAAAAACGCAATTCAAGCTGGTGCAGATGCTTTTTTGACTGCCGATTTGAAATATCATCAGTTTTATGAAGCCGAAAACAAGTTACTTTTGGCAGATATTGGACATTTTGAAAGCGAACGCTATACAAAAAATTATATTGTTGACTTTCTTCGGAAAAAAATCCTTAATTTTGCATTCATTTTATCAGAAGAAAATACAAATCCAGTTAAGTACTTATAG
- the lpxK gene encoding tetraacyldisaccharide 4'-kinase, which translates to MNLLRKILFPFAILYGLVTSIRNFLFDIGILKSYSFDLPIIAVGNLSVGGTGKTPQIEYLIRLLSGKYKIATLSRGYKRQSEGFVLADSTSNAMVLGDEPFQFYQKFPGIQVAVDADRKNGIEHLLSQKEKPEIILLDDAFQHRKVKAGFYILLTSYGDLYSDDYILPTGNLRESRTGAKRANVVVVTKCPANLSLDEQNEIKAKLKLTPSQELYFSFIDYDDSIFSEDKTMKVEEIRNNDKLLLAGIAKPEPFFEFLKSEVNNQEILTYPDHYHFTEKDILEIKEKAKHKIIITTEKDYVRLKDSVLAAQLYYLPIRSSFVSGGNSFDESIQNFVERLK; encoded by the coding sequence ATGAATTTACTGCGAAAAATACTGTTTCCATTTGCCATTTTATATGGTTTGGTTACTAGTATTCGTAATTTTCTTTTTGATATAGGGATTTTAAAATCCTATTCTTTTGATTTACCTATTATAGCGGTTGGGAATCTAAGCGTTGGTGGTACAGGAAAAACGCCTCAAATTGAATATTTAATTCGGTTACTTTCTGGTAAATATAAAATTGCAACACTAAGCCGTGGATATAAAAGGCAGTCGGAAGGGTTTGTTTTAGCCGATTCAACATCAAATGCTATGGTTCTTGGGGATGAACCTTTTCAGTTTTACCAAAAATTTCCGGGAATACAAGTTGCCGTTGATGCTGATAGAAAAAATGGTATTGAACACTTGCTTTCGCAAAAAGAAAAACCCGAAATTATCCTGTTAGATGATGCCTTTCAACATCGAAAAGTTAAGGCTGGTTTTTATATTTTGTTGACTTCTTATGGTGATTTGTATTCAGATGACTATATATTGCCAACAGGGAATTTGCGCGAAAGCCGAACTGGGGCAAAAAGAGCGAATGTTGTGGTTGTTACAAAATGTCCTGCTAATCTTTCGCTTGACGAGCAAAATGAAATTAAAGCAAAACTTAAACTAACTCCAAGCCAAGAATTGTATTTTTCGTTTATCGATTATGATGATTCCATTTTTTCGGAAGACAAAACGATGAAGGTTGAAGAAATAAGGAATAATGATAAATTACTTTTAGCTGGAATTGCTAAGCCGGAACCTTTTTTTGAATTTTTGAAATCAGAAGTTAACAATCAAGAAATTTTGACTTATCCAGATCATTATCATTTTACCGAAAAAGATATTTTAGAAATAAAAGAAAAGGCGAAGCATAAAATTATTATTACTACTGAGAAGGATTATGTTCGGTTAAAAGATTCTGTTTTAGCAGCACAATTATATTATTTGCCCATACGAAGTAGCTTTGTTTCTGGCGGAAATAGTTTTGATGAAAGCATTCAGAATTTTGTAGAAAGACTTAAGTAG
- a CDS encoding response regulator translates to MKKKLNCVLLIDDDKGTNFINQMIIKKAGITDHIQTVLNGKEAIDFITNKGKFEKDDDVYPQPMLTLLDINMPVMDGWEFLEVYHQLEEHQKGKIIIVMLTTSLNPDDKKRAQGIDDVSDFKNKPLSLETISNIMETHFPDFL, encoded by the coding sequence ATGAAAAAAAAATTAAACTGTGTTTTATTAATTGACGATGATAAAGGAACCAACTTTATCAATCAAATGATTATCAAAAAAGCGGGAATAACAGATCATATTCAAACTGTTCTAAATGGTAAAGAAGCTATTGATTTTATAACCAATAAAGGTAAATTTGAAAAAGATGACGATGTGTATCCACAACCTATGCTAACTTTATTGGACATCAATATGCCTGTTATGGATGGTTGGGAATTTCTGGAGGTTTACCACCAATTAGAAGAACACCAAAAAGGAAAAATAATTATCGTAATGTTAACCACTTCGCTTAATCCTGACGACAAAAAACGAGCGCAAGGAATTGACGATGTTTCCGATTTTAAGAACAAACCTTTATCGCTAGAAACAATTAGCAACATCATGGAAACCCATTTTCCAGATTTTCTCTAA
- a CDS encoding ATP-binding protein → MAYHNPISYQKIFELIPDLYLILSTDLIILDVNHSYEKASLKKKEEIVGCKLFDVFPDNPEDETATGVSNLSQSLNYVLTQKEPHTMAVQKYDIQTPEGNFEARYWSPLNIPVLNSKNEIEYIIHRVQDVTSYMSLKNEQEISEILTAGLQKKVNDMEVEIIQRSKEIQKLNFELEKKVKERTETLLKREITLAEQNRKLQNQNKELEQFTYITSHDLQEPLRSLVSFSELLEKEFSSELEGNGSIYIDFISKSSKRMQTLVKGLLDYSRIGNNKELIETDCNQILNDVLTDMTIVIKESGAKINLDKLPTLKCYPTEIRQLFQNLISNAIKFRKKDSIPEIKISAIEDEKNWTFSVQDNGIGIDQKDMHKLFVIFKRLHDRDEYDGTGIGLAHCKKIVTLHGGTIWADSELGKKSVFNFTIPKL, encoded by the coding sequence ATGGCCTACCATAATCCAATTAGTTATCAAAAAATATTTGAACTAATTCCAGATTTATATCTCATTTTATCTACAGATTTAATAATCTTAGATGTCAATCATTCCTACGAAAAAGCTTCTTTGAAAAAAAAGGAAGAAATCGTTGGTTGTAAATTATTTGATGTTTTTCCAGATAATCCTGAGGACGAAACGGCTACTGGCGTTTCTAATTTGTCCCAATCCCTAAATTATGTTTTGACACAAAAAGAGCCACATACTATGGCTGTTCAAAAATATGACATTCAAACACCCGAAGGAAACTTTGAAGCTCGCTACTGGAGCCCCTTAAATATTCCTGTATTAAATTCAAAAAATGAAATTGAGTATATCATTCATCGCGTTCAAGATGTAACCAGTTACATGTCATTAAAAAATGAACAAGAAATAAGTGAGATATTAACTGCCGGTTTACAGAAAAAAGTAAACGATATGGAAGTTGAAATCATCCAGCGTTCGAAAGAAATACAAAAACTAAATTTTGAATTAGAAAAAAAGGTTAAAGAAAGAACGGAAACACTCTTAAAAAGAGAAATCACATTAGCCGAGCAAAACAGAAAATTACAAAATCAAAATAAAGAACTCGAACAATTTACTTATATAACCTCACATGATCTTCAAGAACCCTTGCGCTCTTTAGTCAGTTTTTCAGAACTTCTTGAAAAAGAATTCTCAAGCGAACTTGAAGGTAATGGTTCTATATATATCGATTTTATATCTAAATCGTCAAAACGGATGCAAACCTTAGTCAAAGGATTGCTTGATTACTCCCGAATAGGCAATAACAAAGAATTGATCGAAACGGATTGTAATCAAATCCTGAATGATGTACTTACTGATATGACCATCGTTATCAAAGAAAGCGGTGCTAAAATTAACCTAGATAAATTACCTACTTTAAAGTGTTATCCTACAGAGATACGACAATTGTTTCAAAATCTCATCAGCAATGCCATCAAATTCAGAAAAAAAGACAGCATCCCTGAAATCAAAATATCGGCTATCGAAGATGAAAAAAATTGGACTTTTTCAGTACAAGACAATGGTATCGGTATTGATCAAAAAGACATGCATAAATTATTTGTTATCTTTAAAAGACTTCATGACCGTGACGAATATGACGGAACCGGAATAGGTTTGGCACATTGCAAAAAAATTGTAACATTGCATGGTGGTACAATATGGGCTGATTCAGAACTAGGCAAAAAAAGCGTGTTCAATTTCACTATTCCTAAATTATAA
- a CDS encoding GAF domain-containing protein: protein MTEQSRLKELYRYHILDTKPEVALDELAEIASVICNTPMSLITMVDKERTWHKSKYGFDIEEVVRQNSFCQHALNNPKEVFVVEDAQLDRKFIDNPFTKGDNAIRFYAGAPLVTPKGYVLGTICVVDTQPKKITEVQKRALQILSKKAMDYLNSRKLILLQNDNIELNALKLKKLTDSAPCVIFQLKMSKKGKMKFDFLSKGINSRLPNFKSDLLKESPELFFDFIHPDDLSHVKQSIDDSFTNLTESHIAYKVMVSENKTEWHLGRALPEKAKDGSVIWYGTIQNVTSLIEYEKAMEQVMYDLSHVVRKPVANLLGLTNIIENEKYNEINFKEYIGYIKTVSDELDNFIKTLNQTYWQKNKKITGLNKTLPKAGKNTT from the coding sequence ATGACCGAGCAATCAAGATTAAAAGAATTATACCGCTACCATATACTTGATACCAAACCTGAAGTAGCGTTAGATGAATTGGCAGAAATTGCATCTGTAATTTGTAATACTCCTATGTCATTAATCACAATGGTTGACAAAGAACGTACTTGGCACAAATCAAAATATGGTTTTGATATAGAAGAAGTTGTCAGGCAGAATTCTTTCTGTCAACATGCATTGAATAATCCAAAAGAAGTTTTTGTGGTTGAGGATGCGCAATTAGATAGGAAGTTTATTGATAATCCTTTTACGAAAGGAGATAATGCAATTCGTTTTTATGCTGGAGCACCGCTAGTCACTCCAAAAGGGTATGTTTTAGGAACTATTTGTGTAGTTGATACCCAACCAAAAAAAATTACTGAGGTTCAAAAAAGAGCCTTGCAAATTCTATCCAAAAAAGCAATGGACTATCTTAATTCAAGAAAGTTGATTCTTCTGCAAAATGACAATATAGAATTAAACGCACTCAAATTAAAAAAACTAACAGACTCAGCTCCTTGTGTAATCTTCCAGTTAAAAATGTCGAAAAAAGGAAAGATGAAATTTGATTTTTTGAGCAAAGGAATTAATAGTAGACTTCCAAATTTTAAATCAGATCTTTTAAAAGAATCTCCAGAATTGTTTTTTGATTTTATTCATCCTGATGATTTGTCTCACGTAAAACAAAGTATTGACGATTCATTCACCAATCTTACGGAATCGCATATCGCCTATAAAGTCATGGTTTCTGAAAATAAAACGGAATGGCATTTGGGTAGAGCTTTACCTGAAAAAGCAAAAGACGGATCTGTTATTTGGTATGGCACCATTCAAAATGTAACGAGTCTTATAGAATATGAAAAAGCTATGGAGCAGGTTATGTATGACCTTTCGCATGTTGTGAGAAAACCTGTGGCTAATCTTTTAGGGTTAACTAACATAATTGAAAATGAGAAATATAATGAGATTAATTTCAAAGAATATATAGGTTATATTAAAACGGTATCAGATGAACTTGACAACTTTATAAAAACGCTAAACCAAACATACTGGCAAAAGAATAAAAAAATAACAGGACTTAATAAAACCTTACCTAAGGCTGGAAAAAATACTACATAA
- a CDS encoding purine-nucleoside phosphorylase, producing MWDKVQETVSYIKSKINSDPEYGVILGSGLGSFTEEMKVEFTLPYNEIPNFPVSTVQGHKGALVFGTIKDKKVVAMQGRFHFYEGYSMKEVTFPVRVMKYLGVTKLIVSNASGGVNPNYRVGSVVIIKDHINMAPEHPLRGKNDERFGPRFVNMSEPYSRKMIARAKEIAVDLNIEVHEGIYLGLQGPTFETLAEYRMVKILGADCVGMSTVPEVIVARHMDIETFGISVITDMGDEHNIDTVSHDEVLDAAKKAEPEVRKLIKELILRN from the coding sequence ATGTGGGATAAAGTTCAAGAAACTGTTAGTTATATAAAAAGTAAAATTAATTCTGATCCAGAATACGGAGTTATTTTAGGTTCTGGTTTAGGTAGTTTTACAGAGGAAATGAAAGTTGAATTTACTTTACCTTACAACGAAATTCCAAATTTTCCTGTTTCAACAGTTCAAGGTCATAAAGGGGCTTTGGTTTTTGGAACAATCAAAGACAAGAAAGTTGTCGCTATGCAAGGAAGGTTTCATTTTTATGAAGGATATTCCATGAAAGAAGTTACTTTTCCAGTTCGTGTTATGAAGTATTTAGGCGTCACAAAACTAATTGTATCAAATGCTTCTGGGGGCGTAAACCCTAATTATAGAGTAGGTTCTGTAGTTATTATCAAAGATCATATTAATATGGCACCAGAGCATCCTTTGCGTGGAAAAAACGATGAACGTTTTGGTCCTCGTTTTGTAAATATGAGTGAGCCATATTCTAGAAAAATGATTGCCAGAGCTAAAGAAATTGCAGTTGATTTAAATATAGAAGTTCACGAAGGAATTTATTTAGGATTGCAAGGTCCAACCTTTGAAACTTTGGCAGAATACCGAATGGTTAAAATTTTAGGTGCTGATTGTGTTGGTATGTCCACAGTGCCTGAAGTAATTGTGGCGCGTCATATGGATATAGAAACTTTTGGAATTTCAGTAATTACAGATATGGGTGATGAACACAATATAGATACTGTTTCTCATGACGAGGTTTTAGATGCTGCTAAAAAAGCAGAACCTGAAGTTAGAAAACTAATTAAGGAACTGATTTTAAGAAATTAA
- a CDS encoding ATP-binding protein, producing the protein MKYFFIFIVFLNSHLYSQTEKKTDSIAFYSNLAGYNIKVSNPKNAEFYIQKAITFSRKNSSIGAQSALFYKLGRIYFDKNSFVNADKYFHKSAFLLKNVPPTSTLAATYYYLGLINIKKENYTLAKIYFDTSEFIYYKLKIKDNSESLNLKKGIAYKTNEKYDLAANAFKKIIKNQDNSKNLKIKAEAFYQLGTIKNIQKISDSALYYLENALKMNEKNTNLEQKSKIILAFSQSYKEKKDFDRAYSYLDEHYQLKDHIYKMNSAKANLDDFTKFKQKQILNTTLEKQKEKSEEQKTYKYSKLINILAIALITILSLLSLSLYKNNIIRNESNLLLKEKNNELIIAKNKAEKASKARSEFLSTVSHELRTPLNAINGITHLLLEEKPKKSQLNYLQSLEFSGNYLTKFINEILEINKMDSNKIEIENIPFNLKELLENIQNSLKELAHINNNHFNLEIDNAIPNYLIGDPTRLSQIFMNLINNALKFTKNGTVTVRTKLESSEGKNVLIYFEIVDTGIGIAADKLETVFDSFSQGSIEVNRKYGGTGLGLTIVKKLVTLLGGDIKLESTVGKGSTFSFKLHFKIGSAPVVLQKKVEKFNPDLLANKKILLIEDNKINQMITKKMLENKDIFCEIIDNGEDAIEAARNNKYDLILMDVHLPGINGTVATKQIREFDTETPIIALTAISLHENREMLLSFGMNDVITKPFVPNDFYTTISKYI; encoded by the coding sequence ATGAAATACTTTTTCATTTTTATAGTTTTTTTAAATTCTCATCTGTATTCTCAAACTGAAAAGAAAACAGATAGTATAGCCTTTTATTCTAATTTAGCAGGATATAACATCAAAGTTAGCAATCCAAAAAATGCGGAGTTTTACATTCAAAAAGCGATAACTTTTAGCCGAAAAAACAGTTCTATAGGCGCTCAATCTGCTCTTTTTTATAAGTTAGGAAGAATTTATTTTGACAAAAATTCCTTTGTAAATGCAGACAAATACTTCCATAAAAGTGCTTTCCTTCTTAAAAACGTACCTCCTACTTCAACCTTGGCGGCTACTTATTACTATCTAGGGTTAATCAATATCAAAAAAGAAAATTATACTCTTGCCAAAATTTATTTTGACACCTCTGAGTTTATCTATTATAAATTAAAAATTAAGGACAACTCCGAGTCTTTAAATCTAAAAAAAGGAATTGCATACAAGACCAATGAAAAATACGATTTGGCTGCTAATGCTTTCAAAAAGATAATAAAAAATCAAGACAATTCGAAAAATCTTAAAATTAAAGCCGAAGCGTTTTATCAATTAGGAACTATAAAAAACATTCAAAAAATAAGCGATTCTGCTTTATACTATTTAGAGAACGCTCTAAAAATGAATGAAAAGAATACTAATTTAGAGCAAAAATCAAAAATCATTTTAGCCTTTAGCCAAAGCTATAAAGAAAAGAAAGATTTCGACAGAGCTTATTCCTACTTGGATGAGCACTATCAATTGAAAGACCATATTTATAAAATGAATAGTGCAAAAGCGAATTTAGACGATTTTACTAAATTCAAACAAAAGCAAATTTTAAATACAACTCTTGAAAAACAAAAAGAAAAAAGCGAGGAACAAAAAACCTATAAATACTCCAAACTGATTAACATTTTGGCAATAGCCTTAATTACTATCTTGTCTTTATTGAGTTTATCCCTTTATAAAAACAACATCATCCGAAACGAATCCAATTTATTATTGAAAGAAAAAAATAATGAATTGATTATTGCTAAAAACAAGGCTGAGAAAGCCTCTAAAGCTAGATCTGAATTTCTATCAACAGTAAGTCACGAACTCCGTACTCCATTGAATGCTATTAATGGAATTACACACTTATTATTAGAAGAAAAACCCAAAAAATCCCAACTGAATTATTTGCAATCATTAGAATTTTCTGGAAATTATTTAACCAAATTCATCAATGAAATTCTGGAAATAAACAAGATGGATTCTAATAAAATTGAGATAGAAAACATCCCTTTTAATTTAAAAGAATTATTAGAGAACATTCAAAATTCTCTGAAAGAACTAGCCCATATAAACAACAACCATTTCAATCTTGAAATTGATAATGCTATTCCTAATTATTTGATAGGTGACCCCACTAGGTTGTCCCAAATATTCATGAATTTAATAAACAATGCGTTGAAGTTTACAAAAAACGGAACCGTAACAGTACGTACTAAATTAGAATCCTCTGAAGGAAAGAATGTTTTAATTTATTTTGAAATTGTAGATACCGGAATTGGAATAGCAGCAGACAAATTAGAAACTGTTTTTGATAGTTTTTCACAAGGTTCAATCGAAGTCAATCGAAAATATGGAGGAACTGGGCTTGGATTAACTATCGTCAAAAAGTTAGTTACCCTTTTGGGTGGGGATATAAAACTAGAAAGCACCGTTGGGAAAGGCTCTACTTTTTCATTCAAATTACACTTCAAAATTGGTTCTGCTCCAGTAGTCCTACAAAAGAAAGTAGAAAAATTTAATCCCGATTTGTTAGCGAATAAAAAAATTCTTTTGATTGAAGACAACAAAATCAATCAAATGATTACAAAGAAGATGCTTGAAAATAAAGATATTTTTTGTGAAATAATCGACAATGGTGAAGATGCAATTGAGGCTGCAAGAAACAACAAATATGACTTAATCCTCATGGATGTGCATTTACCAGGAATTAACGGAACAGTAGCCACTAAACAAATCAGAGAATTTGACACTGAAACTCCTATAATTGCGCTTACTGCCATTTCATTACACGAAAACAGAGAAATGCTATTATCTTTTGGTATGAATGATGTTATTACAAAACCTTTTGTACCGAACGATTTCTATACCACAATTTCAAAATATATCTAA